A DNA window from Daucus carota subsp. sativus chromosome 3, DH1 v3.0, whole genome shotgun sequence contains the following coding sequences:
- the LOC108214815 gene encoding uncharacterized protein LOC108214815 yields MAIAIELDHVCHDHPLVLNEDFDSSSIAAPIVCCICDTPIIGLSAAYTCSLQHSPCSFFLHKRCAESPQRVIHHMHSQHQLDLCYDNFYFGKVKGKFSPEFVKISCAVCTGQINKNSAKCVVMESVLDHEGHQHHSLPLLRRTACFSCDACGIKSEEFGSYICHSCHFWIHSSCALYPRTIRLRIHEDDTLQLIYSIPEMYRRFIRHCPICSQGLEQKYWAYFCEEFGYFVHIKCAAALLASGKNMIEIADDDEQTFSNLMQFPLPRTESLMENIIAVDRSGNLSPQRNAIEDEIDNSEESPLINHWSYPEHKLFLLEELENAHNSEDDDDDDNDEDEAIRLAAEKKKMRH; encoded by the exons ATGGCAATAGCAATCGAGCTTGATCATGTTTGCCATGATCATCCACTAGTACTCAACGAAGATTTCGATAGTAGCAGCATTGCAGCACCAATTGTGTGCTGTATATGTGATACTCCGATAATAGGACTCTCTGCTGCATACACATGCTCTCTTCAGCATTCTCCTTGTTCATTTTTCCTGCACAAAAGATGTGCAGAATCACCCCAACGCGTCATTCACCATATGCATTCGCAACACCAGCTTGACCTCTGTTATGATAATTTTTACTTTGGAAAGGTTAAGGGGAAATTTTCTCCTGAATTTGTCAAAATCTCTTGTGCAGTTTGTACAGGCCAGATAAATAAAAACAGCGCAAAATGTGTTGTGATGGAGTCGGTGCTGGATCACGAGGGACACCAGCACCACTCGCTTCCATTACTGCGCAGGACAGCGTGTTTCTCCTGTGATGCTTGTGGGATTAAATCTGAAGAATTTGGTTCTTATATATGTCATTCTTGTCACTTCTGGATCCACAGCAGCTGCGCTTTATACCCTCGCACCATCAGACTCCGAATTCATGAGGACGATACATTGCAGCTCATTTATTCTATTCCAGAAATGTACAGGAGATTCATTCGGCATTGCCCCATCTGCAGCCAAGGACTCGAGCAAAAGTACTGGGCCTATTTCTGTGAGGAGTTCGGATATTTTGTTCACATCAAGTGTGCTGCTGCTTTATTAGC GTCCGGGAAAAACATGATTGAAATTGCAGATGATGATGAGCAAACATTTTCTAATCTGATGCAATTTCCACTCCCGAGAACAGAGTCATTGATGGAGAATATAATAGCAGTGGACCGATCAGGCAACCTGAGTCCTCAAAGGAACGCAATAGAAGATGAAATTGATAATAGCGAGGAGAGTCCACTGATCAATCACTGGAGTTATCCAGAGCATAAGTTGTTTCTTTTGGAAGAACTTGAAAATGCTCATAacagtgaagatgatgatgatgatgataatgatgaggatgaagCGATCCGTTTAGCAgcagagaagaagaagatgagacATTAG